TACATCATGGACACCATCTAAGTGATTGTCAACAGTATACTGAGAAACattatttatgaatgtgtgtgtttacattatatataaagaagtactttaaatttaaaaaatcaaagaaaacaaactcattttggttcaggaaaatagaaaaacTAGAGTTGAGCATATAAAACATATTATGTCAGACTCTAAAGGTACATGTCAAATATTTTTTGTCACAAatggaaaagggggaaaagattgtatgaaaataaaaagaagtgagtCCACAAGCTTAGAGGAAACAGGGTTTTGATAGGATTTAGCTTAAATTTGATCAACCTGAGACAAGTTATCTTTTTCCATCTCCTATTATTACTTTTCATAGTCACTGGGAAAATTCTTCATTTCCTCTGCTCTAAACCTGGAACTATATAACCATAATTTCAAAAGATGGATGCATGATAGATAATCAAACATCAATTAAagttgacacacacctttaatcccagcactctggaggcagagttctctgagttcaaggccagcctggtctacagagtaagttcccagacagccagggctacacagagtaattctgtcttgaaaaaaacaaaaaacaacaacaacaataaaaatatcaatcaATAACAGATTCTCTGCAAGTGtggttttcaaaagaaaagtccgtgcatacatttttatttctatgaaagTACTTTTGTATCTATTTTTGGCAGTCCCTTAGGAAATAAATGATGGTCTTGGTTTGCAGTTACCCTGAGAATTCATTGGTCTTCAACACTTTCCAATAAGACACAGAGGTACAGCTCTTCCATTACGTCAGAGACAGTGAATTTTCATATTGTGCTGCATGCTACCCTTTGCAAGGTTTGCAATACTTCAGATAGGTGAATTgtagtaagaaataaaaatggtaatTCCATACACCTTTATAACAAacaataaattagtaaatataaTATCTCTAAGACAACATGAAAgtcattatatattttagattagAAAGAGGTGAGTAGAGATAGTCCATCTGTACTCTTTGTCTACCAGGATAATGGCTGATATATGGAAGTGCATGTTCACCAGAATCAAGATAAACAATGGAGGAAAGCTTTTAAACTAATAAGTGGTAAGTGTTTTAGTACATTATTAAATTAACCTATAGACATATAATGACAAGTGACTATaagatgcaaaaatattttaacagaatattttaattcttatgtgatattctttttttttttttttttttttttggttttttgagacagggtttctatgtgtagctttgcacctttcctggaactcgctttgtagaccaggctggcctcgaactcacagagatccgccagcctctgcctcccgagtgctgggattaaaggcatgcgccaccaccacctggcatgatATTCTTAATATCCAACAAAACTAAATACAATTGTATGTCTTGGCCTGTGAGTTATATAATCTCATAATGTGATTTGTGTTGTTTTCCTTTACATTATACGGTGAGAATGTGTGGTATATGTAATTGttgaagcaaaacaaagcagTAGGTTCAAATGAGAAAGTTCTAGAGTAAGTATTATACAATTAGACATTGGTATCAATGTTGTCAGTGGCACAAATTTCATAAGTGAGACTATTATATAATAAGTTACTTTACTTTTATCTGTATGGCCTGAAGAACCATTGAGTCTATgacattgtcttttaaaaagattctaaagTTACATCAGAGTTGAATAAATACTAGAATGTTGAATATCTTTCAAAACAAAGTTAGTTTGGTATATTAGGTTTCTATATCTCAGGCTGCTTTATCTGCCTGGAGTGCCCTGTCTCAAGTCATCAGTTACTGTAGAACCCATTACAGGTCCAAATGTTCAAGTGTCTCCCTCTGTAAATAACTGTTAAAGACAAAGGGAGGACATTTTTTCCAGataattgtttttttatatttaatttttttatttgtactgtTTTCTAAAGAATAACTTATACCTCACAGGCTGCaagttattttaatttatcaTCCGTTCAGAACACATGATCTTATGCATTTTATACTTTAAATGGCTTACATTCTTTCATTAtgataataaaaaagtaattttcccTAGAGATATCACTAAAACCTTATAAATGTTTCATAAGTGAATTCTAATTAGAATTTGGATAAAATCTTACATAAAAGCTTTCAAAAATAGAGTATTTTAAcacaataatttataaaaaataattttaaaactaagacTTCTCAAAGCAGAATTTTCTAGTGAGCCTGCTGCTACCAATGCAAACCAGAATGATTTTTACTTGATCTTACTTGGTagcataataaaatatgaataaataaataaataaaccaagtcTGTGAAATGctgaattttttcttaataaacaaaaGATTATTGCTATGTGAGCATTCCAATAGCACCATGTACACTATCCAAAACTTGTTTTCACTCAATCCCTGTTACATACTGTGTGCGTGCAAAAGTTGCTAGATTCTTTGTGGCCTTTTCCCCTCTGATCACACTCACTTGAAAAACATTCACACCTCTGTATGAACACTAGGAAAGAATCAGAggtctgtttgttgttgttgctgctgctgggatttggtggtggtggtggtgtggtggtttgtttttttttttttttttcgagacagggtttctctgtgtagttttgtgcctttcctggatctcactctgtagcccaggctgacctggaactcacagagatctgcctggttctgcctcctgagtcctgggactaaagacatgcacAACCACCGCGCAGCCAGAGATCTGTTTTTAAAGTGCTGCCTATATCATATACTTATGTTCCATAACTTATCTTtcatatatttaaactttttttcttgaaTTCCTTCACAccaaaaggaaatataaacattttatgcCTCCATGATCACTTATGTTTCTCTTCACcttgtgtattttatatgttgtaaaaaaaaacatatatttctCCATTTCTGCAATAATTTATTGTGCATCTAATACTAGTAGATCCTATCTATATTAAAACCATGGAAATACGAAAACTGTTATGTTGCTGTCAATAGAAGCAGCGCCAAACTGTCCTCATGAAATTGTATTGGGAAGGAAGTATTCTCTGGAACATCACCAAAGATGCACCATTTGGAATTCTTATAAGAAAGACAATTGAATTCACCCATGTTTCTTACAAGAAAATATTGGGAAAACAGTATAATTAGTCACTTAAAAAGTCATTAAGAATCAGTTTAAGCTTTGTTGGATTGATTAAAATAAACTCAACAAACAAATTCTAGTTATGGACGTGAACAATGACTGTTTCTATGGCTATTTATACTAAATGCTAAATACTTGTTATTGTTTGTCAATTTTGATTCTACTTCACAAATTAATTAGGAGAAAATTGCAAGCTATCTTAGTTCCAGTGCATTGGACAACATGTGACTTTTCTTCTAAGCTTTAAGTAATATTATTGTAATTATTCACTTGAAAATTGTGACATTTATAAAACTAGTAAATTGGTAGAATAAATGAAGGCTTAATAATGAATTAAGATACTCtagaaatataaagtatttttgttaAAACAGTTTTTCTAAAAAATGAATGAGCCTTAAATATCTATTTGAAACACTGGatttacttttatatatgaaacaccagttattatttttatcatacagATATTTCCCTTTCTCTCACTTGTCATAAGTCAGAAAACATGAGTGGAcaatcatactttaaaaaaaaacagagctcaTGGTAGCACGTTGAACTGTTGATTCAATTTTGAACTTGTAtgttcttcctgcttcccagTTATTTTCTAAGTACTTAACTCAGAACATCACCATCCTGACCCTGCAAGAATCTCATGTAATGTTgccatttatttaaattcttcattatttttctttcttagaaattttGGATATATGTATCCCTAAATTAGAACTTTTAGGTCTACTGGAAATATAGATAGTTATCTAATATAAccataaaattttaagtattataCACCTAAAAAGTCTAATGAAATAAAGTACAGAAAGATGAGCAAAGAATATTAATGAAATGGAAGACCTATATTTCCAGTGACCAACATTCCTTCTGTAAATGCACAATCATAGCATACTCAACTCTTTACAAGAAGGGAAATAATTGTTCTTTTAAACGTACTATTAAAATGGAGGACAGGTTCATAGATAAATtctaagataatttttaaaaaatatatggacATTGGTTAAACTTCTGAATAAGAAATTTTCTATGTTGAAACAGTTTTTAAGTGTGTACTTTTTCTAAAGTTCTTTTATAGACAGGTTGGAATAAAAGAGGAATGAAGAACCAATCAGTAGAGATTGTGTTCATTTTGTTGGGGCTGACCAATGACCCTCATCTACAAATTctgattttcctgtttctgtttttcaattaCATCTTGAGCCTGATGGGGAACTTAGTGATCATCCTCCTCACCCTGCTGGATCTCCGCCTCAAGACTCCAATGTATTTCTTCCTCCGGAATTTCTCCTTTCTAGAAATTGCATTTACATCTTCCTGCATTCCACGGTTCTTGATGAGCATTGTCACTGGAGACAAAACAATTTCCTACGGAGCTTGTCTAACTCAattattcttcttttttctacTACTAATCACAGAGTTCTACCTCCTGGCTGCTATGTCCTATGATCGCTATGTTGCCATCTGCAGACCACTGCACTACCCCATCATCATGAACAGCAAAGTGTGCCACCTGCTGGTCATCAGCTCCTGGGTGACTGGGTTCTTATCCATCTTCCCCCCTTTGATGTTGGGACTCAAACTGGATTTTTGTGCTTCCAAACTGATAGACCACTTCCTATGTGACACTTCTCCTGTCCTCCAGCTGTCTTGCACAGACACACGTTTCATAGAATGGATGGCTTTCGTCATAGCTGTGATGACACTTGTCATCACCTTGATCTTAGTGATCCTCTCTTACACATTCATCATCAAAACCATCCTCAAGTTCCCTTCAGCTCAACAACGGAGAAAGGCCTTTTCCACATGCTCCTCACACATGGTTGTTGTCTCCATTACTTATGGGAGTTGTATCTTCATGTACATGAAAACATCAGCCAAGGAAAGGGTGACTTTAAATAAAGGTGTAGCTGTGCTCAACACTTCTGTGGCCCCTTTGCTAAACCCATTCATTTACACTCTAAGGAACCAGCAGGTGAAGGAAGCTTTCAAACAGGTATTTTACAGATTTTGTTCTGCTCAAAACAGTGAATTAAGATTTAGGCATAAATAGCATGCTGTTGTAACATGactgtaaaaatgaaaatgattgtcAAGTATATCCACTGTGTCCTATGCCATTTCTCTCCTTTACTACTTAAATCATAGTAAGTATTCTTACTGCTCTATGCTCATCTTTCAGAATAGATCTTTTGAATCACTGGGAAGAAACTGCTTCTTCTGTCTACAACATGTAATTGTATCTTAACTCAAAAATCCCTCTTCTCACAAGTGAAAGGTTTATTTACTAAATGTATTGTACAAGTAAATGTTGTTAGACATACTGAATTACTTCTATGTGTGTATTAATTGTTAAGCATTTTATTTGcagtttaatattttatgttgctaaaaataaagacaaattcaAAGCATGAAATTATTCTGTAATGCAATGGAGGTTGCTGtgaaaaataactagaaaatCTGAGTTGATCTAAATATTAGTCTTGTAGAAGGAAGCATCCAAATGATGTACCTTGTAAGATGAAAGAACATAAAGATTGAAGGGCACTGTGTTGAAAAGTATGAAGCATCTAAATGAATAAGATGTTTCTCATCTAGATTTATAATAATTAAGAATCAATTGTCAGAATAATTAGATCATTTTGTCAATAGTATCAAAGCAAAGGGCACAGCTTTGTCATCAGAAGGAATTAAAGACATTGTTCGGAGCCAAATTTGAGTGACATGGCCTAGAAACAGATTTATGTTACCTTTAGTTTCACATTCCTATTGGAAAGAGTCTTAtgaaggtttttgtttatttgtttgttttttgttttcctgttgttgttgtttgttttttactttggataacagaacaaagaaagccagaAATCAAGATATTTCTTAACTACAATGGTGGAAACATCAGGAAGGTGGTGGATTACAGAAAGGTGGGGAATCTTTCCTATAGACTTCAGATGTTTACTGATGACATCCTTAGCTTTTCGGTTGTAGAAACTACTGATCTATTAAGTTAATAGGTTACAGAAaagatttttttggttgtttttgaatttttaactatttttatccgtttatttaaaatagatttttttctcacataatacatcctgattacagtttcccctccctctacttccccAGTTCCAACCCaacccatctcccctcccattcTGACCCACCCCCTTTCtgactctcattagaaaacaaacatgcttctaagggataataataaaatataagataaaacaaaaaccaacacattTTGGTTGTCctacaaaacaaccaaacagaaggaaaatagccTAAGATACaggaaacagatatagatgcagagacccaattGTTCAAACTCTCAGGAATCCCAGAAAAATGCTAAACTGAAATCCATATTAAACTgaaatccatacacacacacacacacacacacacacacacacacacacacacacagtcacacacacacacacagtgtcaaaAGTTTTTTTGTCTGTTAGTCACAGGATTTATTTCTGATGAAGAAGTTGGCAAGGAATTGCTGTTCATAGGCTAACCTAGATAGGTGAGGCTGTCAACATCTGTAGTATTCCCACGTCACTGAAGCTCTGATCAGTCTATCATCCTTTCGgtacacagcttctttccaggaattctcattGACAGTAAAAATAATTTGACTTCAGGCTTTGATGCTAATTAAGAAATAAGGATATTTCTTCATAGTTATGAGTCACTAAAATTACACTAATTTGTGAAAAAAGTAAATACATCATGCTTTTATACCTTGGAttgaagaaattttctattcGTATATTGAAATTTTCTAAGGAATTTGGCTTCAGTCAATTTTCACCAAATTAATGATGTATCTTGCATGTAAAACGGCATACAATTATTTTAATCTAAATACACTGGACAAATATTCATGCAAATGGAATTACAAAAAACACAAGAATGACTTTTTCCTtcgtctttttctttctcattataatttttaaattaaatacacaAAAGTAATGGTTTTCATTACggaatttttattcatatgtgtAATTATGGTTTTTACTATTTAATCTCCCCACTGCTCACCCAtgccttcccagagtcctcttcaTCTTCATGTACTCCATTATCCTTTTTTCCCACCTGCCTTAAGGTCTCTACCTTCTCTCTCCAGTCACTCTCCTGATACCTCCCATGTCCTTTTGTAACTAAATCAAAGTATTCACAGTTGATATTTTAGTCACTATGTATAGTCTTGTCCCTTTTGAAAACTTAAATCAAAGAAAATCCTCAATTTGTCCATTACATCTGGAGTTTCTGACTTAACATAAAAATTTGAGGTCTCCCATGCTGTACTTGATTCCCGGTGCTGATTCGATGTGGCAGCCTATCTGTGGCGCTTTCTTCTTTGACAGATTTCCTTCCCTTTTGACACTGTGTtggtattttttcttctttcagaaacTCACAACAATGAGTTATTACTTCAATTAGTGTGGAAAATAGGTATAAGGTAGTGCCAGCTTCTGATGTTTTTATCTTTCCAGAATGTACCTTTGTAGGAGCATGGCTGACTGTGGGCCAAACAGAGTTCCACCCAATTCTCCTCCAGGTGTGGGGGTTTAAGAAAAATccttagaagaaaacagaattcatGGAAGTAAGGGGGACCTCGTGGATGGTCACAGTGGGCAGAGAAACCAACTgtgaagaggtgagaatgaaaactcaaTTCAGATTTACTTCGTCAACCTGGATCAAGACTTCAGGGAGTCTGAAGCCCGAAATTTAAACACAGTGTAATTTGGGGTCGGGGAGTTGTTTCCTGGTATAACACAATCCTCAATGCACAAGGAAGGGTAATTATATCAAAACTCGACTCCGGGTACATGTCAGTTCTTCCAAGAAGATTGGGATCTAGACATAGGCTACCGTACTAGCTTAAGGGCATAAGGAAGGACCAGGCCTGGTCTCCGTCCTACAGATAAcatagaggtcatttgggctatcAGCCACCTCTAGTTTTTGTTGTGCATCTTGGGGGAGCCTCCAGCTATGTAGATAATAAAGGGTCGTTTGGACAATTAGGCATCTCTGGTACTAGTTGGGGGACCTTGATATGGCCTAGCCCAACAGATAACACAGGGCAACTGTCTATTAATCACTTCCAActcccagctttctggatggacGGGCAGGTTTTGCACTTTTCccattggaaagacaatcctgcactgcttaacttttttgttttctctggagGACTGTGGGAGCAAGGGCCTTCATGCTGT
This is a stretch of genomic DNA from Peromyscus leucopus breed LL Stock chromosome 18, UCI_PerLeu_2.1, whole genome shotgun sequence. It encodes these proteins:
- the LOC114683551 gene encoding olfactory receptor 6C6-like, producing MKNQSVEIVFILLGLTNDPHLQILIFLFLFFNYILSLMGNLVIILLTLLDLRLKTPMYFFLRNFSFLEIAFTSSCIPRFLMSIVTGDKTISYGACLTQLFFFFLLLITEFYLLAAMSYDRYVAICRPLHYPIIMNSKVCHLLVISSWVTGFLSIFPPLMLGLKLDFCASKLIDHFLCDTSPVLQLSCTDTRFIEWMAFVIAVMTLVITLILVILSYTFIIKTILKFPSAQQRRKAFSTCSSHMVVVSITYGSCIFMYMKTSAKERVTLNKGVAVLNTSVAPLLNPFIYTLRNQQVKEAFKQVFYRFCSAQNSELRFRHK